The Maridesulfovibrio hydrothermalis AM13 = DSM 14728 DNA window CCAAAGCTGCTATTGTAGAAGGATACAGCAGGGCGACCCTGACCATTCTTGACGCAAACATCACCACTGTGATCGCCGCGGTTATTCTTTATCAGTTCGGTACCGGGCCGGTTCGCGGATTTGCGGTAACACTTACTCTGGGTATCCTTACCTCGATGTTCACCGCTATTTTCGTTACCCGCATTATGTTTGATCTTTACACCTCCAAGCGTGACGCTGATGCGCCGCTGAGCATTTAGGGAGAGTGAGTAAATGGGATTACAAATAATTAAACCCGATACCAAGATTGATTTTATCGGTTTCAAGCGTACAGCATTTATGGTTTCTGCTTTGCTGATTCTGCTTGGACTCGGTTCTCTCATTATGAAGGGCGGACCCAAGTACGGCATTGACTTTGCCGGCGGTATCGTGGTTCAGGTTAAGTTTGATAAAAAGCTTGAAGTCAAAGAAGTTAAAAGTGCTCTCAAGGGCACTAAGCTTCCCGGTCTTGTTGTGCAGAGCTTCGGTCATGAAGATGATAACGAAATTCTGATCAGAACATCTACTTCCAAAGTCAGCTCTGCTGATGTACGGACCATGATTTCTGATGATTTCACCAAGAATCTGTCCGGAACCGGATTTGAAATTCAGCGTTTTGATATGGTTGGACCAAAGGTCGGTGCTGACCTGAGAACGAAGGCGATTGAAGCTTTGTATTTTGCAGTTCTTTTGATTGCGATCTACATTTCAGGCCGCTTTGAAAAACGCTGGTTTGCAGCAGCAATCATGGCTGGAGGACTCTTTGCCGGTATCAGTGCGTTGCAGCTTCTCGGAATGTCCACTACAGTGCTTATTTTTGCAGCTCTGATCATAACTGTCGGTCTATGCTGGTATTTGCGGCTTAACTACGCTCTCGGAGCGATTGTCGCGCTTATCCATGACCTTATTATAACTGTGGGTATATTCTCCTTGCTGGACAAAGAGTTTGACCTCACTATTATTGCAGCTCTGCTGACTATTATCGGTTACTCCCTGAACGATACCATTATCGTTTTTGACCGTATCCGTGAAAATCTGCTTGGCAAGATCTCTGATTCTATGGCTGAAACTATTAATATCAGTATCAACCAGACTCTCAGCAGAACAATACTTACTTCCGGCACAACATTGCTGGTTGTTGCGGCCCTGTTCGCTCTTGGCGGCGGCGTTATCCATGACTTCGCACTGGCACTGCTTGTCGGTGTCGGCGTAGGTACTTATTCTTCAATTTTTGTTGCCAGTCCCATCCTTCTCGGATTTGGCCCCGGTAAAGCTGAAGAAGATGATGACACCGTAGGAGCAGAGACAGCTTAATAGGCTGTTTCATATTACTGCCTTTTTAAAGCGGGGACGGTTCTACACCGTCCCCGCTTTTTTGTGCTCTATCAGCTTCTTACCAAAATATGTCAGTAATTTATTTAAAAATGGAACTGGGAGATTCTGATATAACTAAGTCATAGGCTCCCAGTTTTTATGAATTTATTAGAGGTAGAAATATTCAGCTGAAACTTTGTGTTAAGAATATAAAAGCTTCCGGTTCACTGCAAAGCCTTGAAGGGTAAGTTGTACGACTTTTATTTAATATCGAAAAATCCAAGGCTGAATAAAGACTGAGAAGAAAGTCCAGATTACATACACTGGTAAATAAGCAGCGATTGCGGATTCAATGTCATTAAGCGATCCTTTGCCGCGCCAGTATTTAATATATCCCCAGCCCATAACTGCAAGATTTCCGAAAACCGCAAGATTGGAACCTAAAACGGCAAGGCGGTTGACGGTTAGCCCGAACTCTTGAATTCGCCATCCAATTGCACATATGGCTAGAGAATCGAGCATCAGTGTTGCACCGATCATCAGGCTGATTGTTATGCTTTCGAGGCGGTTCTGTGCGTGCTGTCCTCGTCCTGTCAAAGTAAATACTGCTGTTGCGAGAACGCTCAGTAAAAGAAGATTGTAAATTAACAGGGTAGACCTGTCGGTGAAGATATCATCTATATTAAGCGTCATGGCTGCCATGTAACTGAGTATCAATACAAGCAGAAGCGGCGAGAAGATCCGCGCCAGCAGAGGAACCATTTTTCGCGCCGCAGAATATGAATCAGTGGCCCATGCTGCAACCAAAGGAATTGAGGCCAGACCGTATGTGGCCATTGTTTCAATAATCCAGCTGCTGTTTACGCTTAAAAGTTCAAGGAGTCCTGCGGTTAGAAGCAGCAGTATTCCACCTCCTATAAATAGAAGACCGGCATGGATGATCAATTCACCTGTAAAGCGGATGTATTCGATACGTCTGCTTGCTATTTTCCAGTCCGCTCCCAGACGGCTGACACCATAAAGTGTCCAGAGCAGAAGAGGGAGATTGAAACAGGCCAGTGCGAAAACATCATCCCATTTTTCAGGGATGATGCTGATGCCTATGGCTGAACAGCAGATTATGCCGCCTCCAATCATGGTTAATCGCCCAGGCCAACCACGCAGGTGCATTTTGAATAGATACATGACCGAAAGAGGAACTAGCGCAACAAACCGCGGATAGAAATCATTTTCGTACGACATACTCCAATCAGGGATTTTGAGCAGGCTGCCAGCAACTAGGCAGAGGGAGATCATGACAACTAAATCCAGCGAAGAAAGCTTTCTGATTATGGTTTCGCCGTATTCAAAACGGGCCTGCCACGCCTGTAGCAGCAACGAGTCCGGTCGGTCTTTAAGAATATCTTTATAACTCTTCTTAAATGATTCTTTATCTGATCGGTAAATCCGTTCAAGCTCCTCGGGATTTTCAATGGAATTAAGTATTTTTGTGCGAAGCGTCATTGTTGTGTCCATAACATTATATATTAAGCAAATTTGCTGATTCCGGAAGTGCTGTTTCTGTAGTCTGTAGCGGTCGGCTGGTTTTTTGAATTTAAACCTTGGTGAAAGGGACTGTTTTCTTTTCTCAGATAAATATCCTCCGGTCGATGGTTGCGTCAATGACTGGAAGTGGAGAATGGGTTTCTTTTCATCGGATACTTATCGGCTGTATAAATCAACTCAATTTTCTTTGTATATACTTATTCAGGTTTTATATAGAACTGTTTAAACGAATTATAATGTAGAGTTGTGCATGTGAATCATTATTTATGTTGTATTTTTGAATTGTGATGAAAATCAGTGTTGTATTTTGTATGCCAGATGCTGTTTTGCATCAATACTGCTTAGTATGTCTAAAAAGATATAATTAATTTGGTTATGTGCTTGTGCAGATATAATTTAATTGTTTTGACAATATTGTTCCTGCGTATATAATTGGCCTACTTATTAACAAAAAGTGCTTTATTTACAAGAAGGTTGTTTTTACTAAACTTCAAATTCATTAGGGGGTAACATGCCCAGAATCCTTAGAATTAATACTCGTACCAAAGAGTTCAAGTTTGAAGAACTCGGTGAATATGCCGGCCTTGGCGGTCGTGCTCTTACTTCAAGATTGATTAACAATGAAGTTCCTGCTGATTGTCACGCTCTTTCCGCTGATAACAAGCTTGTATGGGCTGCCGGTATTCTCGGCGGTACTGGTGCTGCTAACTCCGGCAGGCTTTCCTGTGGCGCTAAGTCTCCCCTGACTGGCGGTATTAAAGAAAGTAACACTGGTGGTCAGTTCGCTCAGGCTCTTCCTAAGCTTGATCTGCTCAGCATTGTTTTTGAAGATAAACCGGAAGATGATGCTGATTTTTCCATTATCGAAATTTATGCTGATAAAGTTGAGTTCAAAGATGCATCTGCTATCGTAGGTAAGGATAACTATCCTGCTCATGAAGAACTAAAAAAAATATACGGTGATAAAGTTGTTACCGCTTTGGCCGGTCCTGCCGGTGAAAAGTGTCTTGCAGCTTCCACCATCCAGTTTTCCGATCCTCATTTGAATCCTGCACGTTCCGCCGGTCGTGGTGGCATGGGTGCTGTTATGGGTTCTAAAAAGATTAAAGCTGTTGTTCTCGATCCTGATTCCAAAGGTCGCCTCAATGTTGTCGATCCTGATAAATTCAAGGTTGCACGCAAACGCTGGACAGAAATTCTG harbors:
- the secF gene encoding protein translocase subunit SecF encodes the protein MGLQIIKPDTKIDFIGFKRTAFMVSALLILLGLGSLIMKGGPKYGIDFAGGIVVQVKFDKKLEVKEVKSALKGTKLPGLVVQSFGHEDDNEILIRTSTSKVSSADVRTMISDDFTKNLSGTGFEIQRFDMVGPKVGADLRTKAIEALYFAVLLIAIYISGRFEKRWFAAAIMAGGLFAGISALQLLGMSTTVLIFAALIITVGLCWYLRLNYALGAIVALIHDLIITVGIFSLLDKEFDLTIIAALLTIIGYSLNDTIIVFDRIRENLLGKISDSMAETINISINQTLSRTILTSGTTLLVVAALFALGGGVIHDFALALLVGVGVGTYSSIFVASPILLGFGPGKAEEDDDTVGAETA